From a region of the Butyrivibrio sp. AE3004 genome:
- a CDS encoding radical SAM mobile pair protein A → MSICIKDQIQNMNLVIGCTVGCPYCYARNNTRRYHIIDDFEKPQFFQGKLRMMEKKKPQNFLLTGMSDLSGWHEEWREEVFKKIAENPQHQFLFLTKRPDLLSFETDLDNAWFGVTVTRKSELWRIDALRSNVKAKKYHVTFEPLFDDPGKVDLTGIDWIVVGTMTGAKSRTVKTDPGWAYSLTEQAHELNIPVFWKEDLVPIMGEEMIQEMPDAFNKVLEEQRIWNNQKSK, encoded by the coding sequence ATGAGTATCTGTATTAAAGATCAGATTCAGAACATGAATCTTGTTATAGGGTGCACTGTTGGATGTCCGTACTGCTATGCCAGAAACAATACGAGGCGTTATCACATCATAGATGATTTTGAAAAACCACAGTTTTTTCAAGGAAAGCTTCGTATGATGGAAAAGAAAAAGCCGCAGAATTTTCTGCTGACCGGCATGAGCGATCTCTCGGGCTGGCATGAGGAATGGAGAGAGGAAGTCTTTAAAAAGATAGCAGAGAATCCTCAGCACCAGTTTCTTTTTCTTACCAAACGACCGGATCTTCTGTCTTTTGAAACAGATCTTGATAATGCATGGTTTGGCGTTACAGTTACGAGAAAGTCTGAGTTATGGCGTATTGATGCACTGCGGAGCAATGTGAAGGCAAAAAAATATCATGTTACCTTTGAGCCTTTGTTCGATGATCCGGGTAAGGTTGATCTTACAGGCATTGACTGGATTGTGGTGGGAACCATGACAGGTGCAAAGAGCAGGACTGTTAAAACAGATCCCGGGTGGGCGTATTCATTGACAGAACAGGCTCATGAACTGAACATTCCTGTATTCTGGAAAGAAGATCTTGTTCCGATTATGGGAGAAGAAATGATACAGGAAATGCCGGATGCTTTTAACAAAGTGCTGGAGGAACAGAGGATATGGAACAACCAGAAATCAAAGTAA
- a CDS encoding winged helix-turn-helix transcriptional regulator, with protein sequence MKTKDELPDCPVATTVSLIGSKWKLLIMRNLLVRPWRFNELQKSLDGISQKVLTDSLRSMEADGIITRTVYPEVPPRVEYALSELGESMRPIIKSMEAWGNNYKQGL encoded by the coding sequence ATGAAAACAAAAGATGAATTACCTGATTGCCCGGTAGCTACAACGGTCAGCCTGATCGGCAGCAAATGGAAACTGCTTATCATGAGAAATCTCCTTGTCCGCCCCTGGCGTTTTAACGAATTACAGAAATCTCTGGATGGAATCAGTCAGAAGGTGCTTACAGACAGTTTGCGCTCCATGGAAGCAGACGGCATCATTACCCGTACCGTATATCCCGAGGTTCCGCCCCGCGTCGAATACGCATTAAGTGAGCTTGGTGAGTCCATGCGTCCGATTATAAAGTCCATGGAAGCTTGGGGAAATAACTACAAACAGGGACTTTAA
- a CDS encoding M20/M25/M40 family metallo-hydrolase, with protein MRENDKRVVDRFTELALVDGESFNERLVADYLIAEFQKLGIKLIEDDIAGKIGGNCGNLYGFAEGRGKYADSEPILFCAHMDTVSPGNNKKIILNDGETITSDHTTVLGADDRVGIAGIIEAYTRVIEENLDHPPIEFLFTVAEEVYGLGSAALDYSRIRSRIAFAPDCSGEYGVYSSCEPTLISFEVHIKGKASHAGYEPEKGINAIAVAAAAISRIKQGWADDHTTLNIGIIEGGSVTNAVPENCFIKGEIRSGVHEDAHRTIDLVESIFSEEANRAGAELCIDKKERITVYRINPEAAEGSALDRYKRTLEKQGRRAVAKKSFGGSDINSLIKHGMDGLNIYGPMHNIHTTEEYTTVQEIADFTELIKILMTQP; from the coding sequence ATGAGAGAAAATGACAAGAGAGTAGTAGACAGATTTACAGAGCTTGCGCTGGTAGACGGTGAATCCTTTAATGAGAGGCTTGTCGCTGATTATCTTATAGCAGAGTTCCAAAAGCTGGGAATAAAGCTTATCGAGGATGATATTGCCGGTAAGATCGGTGGTAACTGTGGGAATCTGTATGGCTTTGCAGAGGGGCGGGGAAAGTATGCAGACTCTGAGCCTATTCTGTTCTGTGCACATATGGACACCGTATCTCCGGGGAACAATAAGAAGATCATATTAAATGACGGCGAAACAATCACAAGCGATCATACGACTGTCCTGGGAGCAGATGACAGGGTTGGCATAGCAGGGATTATCGAGGCGTACACCAGAGTAATCGAGGAAAATCTGGATCATCCGCCAATAGAGTTTCTGTTTACGGTGGCAGAAGAGGTTTACGGCCTTGGAAGCGCGGCTCTTGATTATTCAAGGATTCGCTCCAGGATAGCCTTTGCTCCCGACTGCAGCGGAGAATATGGAGTCTATTCATCCTGCGAGCCGACACTCATTTCATTCGAAGTACATATAAAGGGTAAGGCTTCCCACGCTGGTTATGAGCCTGAAAAGGGAATAAATGCAATAGCAGTAGCAGCTGCTGCAATCAGCAGAATAAAGCAGGGGTGGGCTGATGATCACACCACGCTGAATATCGGAATAATAGAAGGTGGAAGTGTTACCAACGCTGTTCCGGAAAACTGTTTTATAAAAGGTGAGATAAGAAGCGGTGTCCATGAAGATGCACATCGGACAATAGACTTAGTAGAAAGCATTTTTTCAGAAGAAGCGAATAGAGCAGGTGCAGAGCTTTGCATAGATAAAAAAGAAAGAATCACCGTTTACAGGATAAATCCCGAAGCCGCAGAAGGAAGTGCTTTGGATAGATATAAGAGAACATTAGAGAAACAGGGAAGGAGAGCCGTGGCAAAGAAATCCTTTGGAGGAAGTGATATAAATTCTTTGATAAAACACGGAATGGACGGACTAAATATATACGGTCCCATGCATAACATACATACAACTGAAGAATACACAACTGTCCAGGAAATAGCAGACTTCACAGAACTGATAAAGATACTTATGACACAACCATGA
- a CDS encoding PhzF family phenazine biosynthesis protein yields the protein MKQYIVDAFTDKPFSGNPAAVCVMDKWPKEDFMMKLAMENNLSETAFIVKEEQGYHLRWFTPGSEVELCGHATLASSFVIFNYFEQNEDVIEFNTLSGKLTIVRKGKLYEMDFPTYEQQEITVTDEMESAFGVRPVKAILGPDLVCIFESEEQIRNMKPDQAKLAGLPGRGQNVTAKGKDTDCVSRSFFPKLLVPEDPVCGSAHCQIADYWSKELGKSEIHAYQASKRGGHLYCELLEHGRIRISGEATLVAISDILVDF from the coding sequence ATGAAGCAATATATTGTTGATGCTTTTACAGATAAGCCGTTTTCCGGAAATCCGGCGGCGGTTTGTGTAATGGATAAATGGCCGAAAGAAGACTTCATGATGAAGTTGGCTATGGAGAATAATCTGAGCGAGACAGCGTTTATTGTCAAGGAGGAACAGGGGTATCATCTCAGATGGTTTACTCCCGGATCCGAAGTTGAACTATGTGGTCATGCTACTCTGGCATCTTCTTTTGTGATATTCAATTACTTTGAGCAGAATGAGGATGTAATAGAATTTAATACTCTCAGCGGAAAACTGACGATTGTCAGAAAGGGTAAGCTTTATGAGATGGATTTTCCTACTTATGAACAGCAGGAGATAACGGTGACAGATGAGATGGAAAGTGCTTTTGGTGTGAGACCCGTTAAGGCGATACTGGGGCCAGATCTTGTATGTATTTTTGAATCTGAGGAGCAGATCCGGAACATGAAGCCGGATCAGGCTAAACTTGCAGGGCTTCCCGGACGTGGACAAAATGTTACGGCAAAAGGAAAAGATACAGACTGCGTATCGAGGAGTTTCTTTCCTAAACTTCTGGTTCCCGAAGATCCCGTTTGCGGTTCTGCGCATTGCCAGATAGCTGATTATTGGTCAAAAGAATTAGGGAAATCAGAGATTCATGCGTACCAGGCGTCGAAGAGAGGTGGGCATCTATATTGCGAACTCCTTGAGCATGGAAGGATAAGAATTAGCGGAGAAGCTACATTGGTTGCCATCTCAGATATTCTCGTTGATTTTTAA
- a CDS encoding DUF4256 domain-containing protein, with protein MLEILKARFQDNKNLHMDLSWLDVEKRLLEHPSSMDVLRRMEESGGEPDTIGYDEKTGKLIFCDCAKESPSGRRSLCYDEKALQGRAKNPPSGSAEWKAKEIGVLIMTEELYRRLQSLGEFDLKTSSWITTPDDIRDKGGALFCERRYGRVFTFHNGADSYYSVRGFRGYTLI; from the coding sequence ATGTTAGAAATATTAAAAGCGAGGTTTCAGGATAATAAGAATCTTCATATGGATCTGAGTTGGCTTGACGTGGAGAAACGTTTGCTTGAGCATCCGAGCTCCATGGATGTTTTGAGAAGGATGGAGGAGAGCGGAGGAGAACCGGATACCATCGGCTATGACGAAAAGACGGGAAAGCTAATTTTCTGCGACTGCGCAAAGGAGTCCCCTTCTGGGCGCAGAAGCCTGTGCTATGACGAAAAGGCATTACAGGGGCGTGCTAAAAACCCGCCGTCAGGCAGCGCCGAATGGAAAGCAAAAGAAATCGGCGTTTTGATCATGACGGAAGAACTCTATCGCCGACTGCAAAGTCTTGGGGAATTTGATTTGAAAACGTCAAGTTGGATCACTACGCCGGATGATATTCGCGACAAGGGCGGTGCATTGTTCTGCGAACGACGCTACGGAAGGGTTTTCACATTCCATAACGGGGCGGATTCGTACTATTCCGTGCGCGGGTTCAGAGGCTATACGCTTATATAA
- the acgM gene encoding radical SAM/SPASM domain protein, ACGX system → MKPYFSFQWHITDECDQRCKHCYIYSAGNHTCLQSMNRKQMEDTFYNCLDFCEMYGRTPYFYITGGDPILHPDFWRLLGLLKEHEIKFTVLGNPFHLNNQVCMELKGYGCEKYQLSLDGLRETHDWFRKPGSFDCTLEKIACINKAGIRSVIMTTVSKTNRMEVPGIIDEVVKAGANVFAFSRYVPSGGDLDASMTAQEYRELLAVCDKKFKEYEAEGCETYFNKKDHLWTLYEYETGEFKIPESAKEGMIYGGCNCGNCHITILPNGDIYACRRVAESKVGNVFEDRLADVWVCQMESYREYEKFSKCSKCELKPWCRGCPAVAKGTNGDFYAADPQCWKIKNEITGEVLSC, encoded by the coding sequence ATGAAGCCATACTTTTCTTTTCAATGGCATATAACAGATGAATGCGATCAGAGATGTAAGCATTGCTACATCTATTCAGCAGGTAATCACACCTGCCTACAATCCATGAACAGGAAGCAGATGGAAGACACCTTTTATAACTGCCTTGATTTTTGTGAAATGTATGGCCGTACACCGTATTTCTACATCACGGGCGGAGATCCAATCTTGCATCCGGATTTCTGGAGGCTGCTTGGACTCCTGAAAGAACATGAGATCAAGTTTACGGTTCTTGGAAACCCCTTCCACCTAAACAATCAGGTATGCATGGAACTAAAGGGCTATGGATGTGAGAAATATCAGCTTTCTCTTGATGGCCTCAGAGAGACTCATGACTGGTTCAGAAAGCCGGGCTCCTTTGACTGTACGCTTGAAAAGATTGCATGCATCAATAAGGCAGGGATCCGAAGCGTTATCATGACTACGGTTTCAAAAACAAACCGCATGGAAGTTCCGGGGATCATTGATGAAGTGGTAAAGGCAGGTGCTAACGTATTCGCTTTTTCACGGTATGTACCGAGCGGCGGAGATCTGGATGCCAGCATGACCGCACAGGAATACAGAGAGCTTCTGGCTGTCTGTGACAAGAAGTTCAAAGAATACGAAGCAGAAGGATGTGAGACATACTTTAACAAGAAGGATCACCTTTGGACGCTTTATGAATATGAGACCGGTGAGTTTAAGATTCCCGAGAGCGCAAAAGAGGGAATGATATATGGCGGATGTAACTGCGGAAACTGCCATATCACGATCCTTCCTAATGGCGATATTTATGCATGCCGAAGAGTAGCAGAGAGTAAAGTAGGAAACGTATTTGAAGACAGACTTGCGGATGTGTGGGTTTGTCAGATGGAGAGTTACAGAGAGTATGAGAAGTTCAGTAAATGTTCTAAATGTGAATTAAAGCCCTGGTGCAGGGGATGTCCTGCAGTCGCAAAAGGAACAAACGGAGATTTTTATGCTGCGGATCCGCAGTGCTGGAAAATAAAGAACGAGATCACAGGGGAGGTGTTATCATGTTGA
- a CDS encoding nitroreductase family protein: MDIIKSRHSIRKYTDEQISREDLEKILEAGNYAPNAGGGQRSMMVALHNKELTRKLGIMNLAKFNRGNLVGSYVSKEQPSVIDDPTMKDGFYGAPTVIAIFSQGNFLLKTADAFCMAENIVLQATELGIASCIISRGEETFDSEEGRTLMKEWAVPDNYICQGFVVLGYIDGEQPVSKPRKPGRVQIIE, from the coding sequence ATGGATATCATTAAAAGCAGACATTCGATCAGGAAGTATACGGATGAACAGATCAGTCGTGAGGATCTTGAGAAGATTCTCGAAGCAGGAAACTATGCGCCGAATGCAGGCGGAGGGCAGCGCAGCATGATGGTGGCTCTTCACAATAAGGAGCTGACTAGAAAGCTTGGTATCATGAACCTTGCGAAGTTTAACAGGGGAAACCTTGTTGGTTCTTATGTGTCGAAGGAGCAGCCCAGTGTCATTGATGATCCGACAATGAAGGATGGCTTCTACGGAGCACCGACGGTTATAGCTATCTTTTCACAGGGGAATTTCCTGCTTAAGACGGCAGATGCTTTCTGCATGGCAGAAAATATAGTCCTTCAGGCAACGGAACTTGGTATTGCATCGTGCATCATTTCCAGAGGCGAGGAGACTTTTGACAGTGAAGAAGGCCGGACACTTATGAAAGAATGGGCCGTTCCCGATAATTATATATGTCAGGGCTTTGTGGTTCTCGGATATATCGACGGAGAGCAACCGGTAAGCAAACCGAGAAAACCCGGCAGAGTACAGATCATAGAGTGA
- the acgA gene encoding ACGX-repeat peptide: MALSNIAGWNENTAGSACGASDKPAACGASEKPAACGAGDKPAETPAACGAADKPEEKPAACGSACGAGDK; the protein is encoded by the coding sequence ATGGCATTATCAAACATTGCAGGATGGAACGAAAACACGGCAGGGAGTGCTTGCGGCGCATCCGACAAACCGGCAGCATGTGGTGCATCTGAGAAGCCCGCTGCTTGTGGTGCAGGAGATAAGCCCGCTGAAACACCTGCAGCATGTGGGGCGGCAGATAAGCCGGAAGAGAAACCTGCAGCTTGCGGAAGTGCTTGTGGCGCAGGGGACAAATAA
- a CDS encoding radical SAM mobile pair protein B, with product MEQPEIKVNHIETKSVMTKSNTPIGGYSVNPYVGCPHACKYCYASFMKRFTGHTEEWGTFMDVKDWPEIKNPKKYAGQKVIIGTVTDGYNPLEETYKNTRRLLEELKESGADILICTKSDLVLRDLDLLKDINENSRLTVSWSINTLDEEFKDDMDAAVSIERRLAAMKEVYAAGIRTICFISPVFPGITDIEAIIDRTKDQCDLVWLENLNLRGGFKADIMKYISDKHPDLLPLYDEIYNKKNRSYFEALEKKAEELAKKYDCRFVDNETPYERVEKGHPTIVDYFYHEEVRGTANSGKRNVIHNP from the coding sequence ATGGAACAACCAGAAATCAAAGTAAATCATATAGAAACAAAAAGTGTAATGACAAAATCGAATACTCCTATTGGAGGATATTCGGTGAATCCCTATGTGGGGTGTCCCCATGCCTGTAAATACTGCTACGCATCTTTTATGAAACGCTTTACAGGGCATACGGAGGAATGGGGAACTTTCATGGATGTGAAAGACTGGCCTGAAATAAAGAATCCAAAGAAGTATGCCGGCCAGAAGGTGATCATTGGAACAGTTACGGATGGTTATAATCCGCTAGAGGAAACATATAAAAATACAAGAAGACTTCTGGAAGAACTAAAGGAAAGTGGGGCGGACATACTTATCTGCACAAAGTCAGACCTTGTACTAAGAGATCTGGATCTGCTAAAAGATATCAATGAAAATAGCAGACTTACAGTATCATGGTCAATCAATACTCTCGATGAAGAGTTTAAAGATGATATGGATGCGGCAGTAAGCATAGAAAGAAGGCTTGCTGCAATGAAAGAGGTATATGCGGCAGGCATTCGTACAATTTGCTTCATTTCACCCGTGTTCCCGGGGATTACTGATATAGAAGCAATCATAGACAGGACAAAAGATCAGTGTGACCTTGTATGGCTTGAGAATCTGAATCTTCGCGGAGGTTTTAAGGCAGATATCATGAAATACATTTCCGATAAACATCCGGATCTGCTGCCGCTGTATGACGAAATCTATAACAAAAAGAACCGCAGCTATTTTGAAGCGCTGGAAAAGAAAGCAGAAGAGCTGGCTAAAAAGTATGATTGCAGGTTTGTTGATAATGAAACTCCGTATGAGAGAGTAGAGAAAGGACATCCAACAATCGTAGATTACTTTTACCACGAAGAAGTAAGAGGAACTGCCAATAGTGGAAAGAGAAATGTAATACATAATCCTTGA
- a CDS encoding radical SAM mobile pair system MarR family transcriptional regulator yields the protein MKTNGGFLVTKIKQLGDRIFERILAEKNIDAFNGAQGRILYVLWQEDGVPIKIISEKSGLAITSLTTMLERMEKNGLISRKTDEADKRKTLLFLTDKAKELKEAYDSVSNEMGNIYYRDFTDKEILQFEEYLNRIRVNLEEWSDK from the coding sequence ATGAAGACAAATGGTGGATTTCTTGTTACAAAAATAAAACAGCTGGGTGATCGTATATTTGAAAGGATACTGGCAGAAAAAAACATTGATGCATTTAACGGAGCTCAGGGAAGGATTCTTTATGTCTTATGGCAGGAAGATGGTGTTCCTATTAAAATTATTTCCGAGAAAAGCGGACTTGCAATTACTTCACTTACGACCATGCTTGAGCGGATGGAAAAAAACGGACTGATAAGCCGCAAAACTGATGAAGCTGATAAGAGAAAAACGCTTCTGTTCCTCACAGATAAAGCCAAAGAACTTAAAGAAGCTTATGACTCCGTATCAAATGAGATGGGGAATATTTATTATCGTGATTTTACGGATAAAGAGATTCTTCAGTTTGAAGAGTATCTTAACCGCATCAGGGTAAACCTTGAGGAATGGAGTGACAAATGA